Proteins encoded together in one Chryseobacterium taklimakanense window:
- a CDS encoding DUF4138 domain-containing protein, whose product MKPFFYTILSFLFSASVFAQTSTPEIRITQLPELDMGEGVNVHIISPEPIQFVDLSSDFLVGDLPAENIARIKINPAPKDSISSKQFNKKIMKSSEEVGVVTVVGQSFMAQYRVLFGSSDRINVQTNIQIQPEDMQPLEFPKQAFSNTELHRFSKNIIEKTYKTPLRTVNELKLSLQLNNVYVVGDYIFLDINIANKSNMSYQIDDVKFSVEDKKIYKATNNQSIEMKPIYRFQSQKGFKKNYRNIYVFKKFTYPNSKILKIRFVEEQLSGRTIEMGIKYSDILNADTF is encoded by the coding sequence ATGAAGCCCTTTTTTTACACCATCCTCTCCTTTTTATTTTCGGCAAGCGTTTTTGCCCAAACTTCCACACCCGAAATCCGCATCACCCAACTTCCCGAACTTGACATGGGCGAAGGCGTGAACGTGCACATCATCTCCCCCGAACCGATTCAGTTTGTGGACTTGTCCTCGGATTTTTTGGTGGGCGACCTTCCCGCTGAAAATATTGCGAGAATTAAAATCAATCCCGCTCCGAAAGATTCGATTTCCTCGAAACAGTTCAACAAAAAAATAATGAAGTCGAGCGAGGAAGTCGGCGTGGTAACCGTAGTGGGACAATCGTTTATGGCGCAATACCGCGTTCTTTTTGGATCGAGCGACCGAATCAATGTGCAGACCAACATCCAAATTCAGCCGGAGGATATGCAGCCCTTGGAATTTCCGAAACAGGCTTTTTCCAACACGGAACTCCACCGATTTTCGAAAAACATCATCGAAAAAACCTACAAAACGCCTTTGAGGACGGTGAACGAACTGAAACTTTCCCTGCAACTCAACAATGTGTACGTGGTTGGCGACTACATCTTTCTCGACATCAATATCGCCAACAAGTCGAATATGAGTTACCAAATTGACGACGTCAAGTTTTCCGTGGAGGACAAGAAAATCTACAAGGCAACCAACAACCAAAGCATCGAAATGAAACCGATTTACCGATTTCAGTCGCAGAAAGGTTTCAAGAAAAACTACCGGAACATCTATGTCTTCAAGAAGTTTACCTATCCGAACAGCAAGATTCTGAAAATACGCTTCGTGGAGGAACAACTTTCGGGAAGAACTATTGAGATGGGAATCAAGTATTCCGACATCCTGAACGCAGACACTTTTTAA
- a CDS encoding conjugative transposon protein TraM, protein MDFKKINLKQQKYILPLIALPFILFLGFQGSKFMGSDDAKKPPQQELSVSLGETQDSILSKNDAYDKLFSKTDGRTMLDGLQQENDSLNQFSDNLEYRQKRYIDSLNESRKSQISEKGNQGQNSYYTPKTSDDGDFQRSKDIIRMLNQEGSSGSSNNAQNLAKNTSPSAEDSKALDPVKMMRQQMLVLDSLEKSRDPEFQAQLKAQELLKKNKEKMDAFLNSTYYVAKSNIHNGFNSIYREKEGNFVKAVIDENLTGFLGSRIRLRLLEDVFAGGQKLPKGTLLYGQISGFSLQRVNLNVVSVMRSGEILPINLTVYDTDGMQGLYVPNSTFREMLRELGSNSVQGTNIDSEGKGFYTSLLSGAFRSASQTAANLIRTNKAKLKYNSYIFLINEKDLKQNTNQP, encoded by the coding sequence ATGGACTTTAAAAAAATAAACCTTAAACAGCAGAAATACATCCTTCCGCTCATCGCACTGCCCTTTATCCTGTTTTTAGGATTTCAAGGAAGCAAGTTTATGGGAAGTGATGATGCGAAGAAACCGCCACAGCAGGAACTTTCGGTATCGCTCGGCGAAACGCAGGACTCTATCCTCTCCAAAAACGACGCCTACGACAAATTATTCTCGAAAACCGACGGCAGGACGATGTTGGACGGACTGCAACAGGAAAATGACAGCCTGAATCAATTCAGCGACAATTTGGAATACCGACAGAAACGCTATATCGATTCCCTGAACGAGTCGAGAAAAAGTCAGATTTCGGAAAAGGGAAATCAGGGACAAAACTCTTACTACACACCGAAAACTTCCGACGACGGAGACTTTCAGCGTTCCAAGGACATCATCCGAATGTTGAACCAAGAAGGTTCGAGCGGAAGTTCAAATAATGCGCAGAATTTAGCAAAGAACACCTCTCCATCTGCTGAGGATTCAAAAGCGTTGGATCCGGTAAAGATGATGCGTCAGCAAATGCTCGTGCTCGATTCCTTGGAAAAATCAAGAGACCCCGAATTTCAGGCGCAATTAAAGGCGCAGGAACTGCTGAAGAAGAATAAGGAAAAGATGGACGCCTTTCTCAATTCCACCTATTATGTCGCAAAATCCAATATCCACAACGGCTTCAATTCCATCTACCGTGAAAAGGAGGGCAACTTTGTGAAAGCCGTCATAGATGAAAACCTGACCGGATTTCTAGGCAGCAGGATACGGTTGCGATTGTTGGAGGATGTCTTCGCAGGCGGACAAAAACTGCCGAAGGGAACCCTGCTTTATGGTCAGATTTCGGGATTTTCTTTGCAGCGGGTGAACCTGAACGTGGTTTCCGTAATGCGCAGTGGCGAAATCCTACCCATCAATTTAACCGTTTACGATACCGACGGAATGCAGGGACTTTATGTTCCGAACAGCACCTTCCGTGAAATGTTGCGAGAGCTTGGAAGCAATTCCGTGCAGGGAACGAACATCGATTCCGAAGGCAAGGGATTTTACACGAGTCTTTTGTCGGGAGCGTTCCGTTCCGCCTCACAAACCGCGGCAAACCTGATTAGAACCAACAAAGCCAAACTCAAGTACAATTCCTACATCTTTTTAATTAATGAAAAAGACCTTAAACAAAATACCAATCAACCTTAA
- the traK gene encoding conjugative transposon protein TraK, which produces MLIKSIEEKIRINKAVSITALTVSLFMVLAGFGFAYQLIKESRKSLYVLDNGVPVLVKQTDELLNRPVEYRSQVELFHRLFFTLAPDDQYIKDNIEKSLYLIDDTGKKEYTNLREKGFYNQLISSNSMVTVTTDSIQINSNERKFMYFGKQMINRKTALIVRKLFTEGRFEDIVRSPNNPHGVLLKDWRIIDNSEISNQPKFSY; this is translated from the coding sequence ATGCTGATAAAAAGTATTGAAGAAAAAATAAGGATTAACAAGGCGGTCTCCATCACGGCTTTGACGGTGTCCCTGTTCATGGTTTTGGCGGGATTCGGATTCGCCTACCAACTTATCAAGGAATCGAGAAAATCGCTCTATGTTTTGGATAACGGCGTTCCGGTTTTGGTAAAGCAGACCGACGAACTGCTGAACCGTCCGGTGGAATACCGTTCGCAGGTGGAACTCTTCCACCGACTGTTTTTTACCCTTGCTCCCGATGACCAATACATCAAGGACAATATCGAGAAATCGCTATACCTGATTGACGATACGGGAAAAAAAGAATACACCAACCTTCGTGAAAAGGGATTCTACAACCAACTGATTTCCTCGAACTCGATGGTGACGGTTACCACAGACTCCATCCAAATCAATTCCAACGAAAGGAAGTTCATGTATTTCGGCAAACAGATGATCAACAGAAAAACGGCACTCATCGTGAGAAAACTCTTTACCGAAGGTCGTTTCGAGGACATCGTCCGAAGTCCGAACAATCCGCACGGTGTGCTGCTGAAAGATTGGCGCATCATCGACAATTCAGAAATCTCCAACCAACCCAAATTCTCCTATTAA